A window of Eikenella corrodens contains these coding sequences:
- the dapA gene encoding 4-hydroxy-tetrahydrodipicolinate synthase, which translates to MLTGSLVAIITPMREDGSVHYEQFQRLIDWHVANGTDAIVAVGTTGESTTLSLQEKIEVIEAAIRFADGRIPVIAGTGVNSTSEAIELSRAVVGSGAYATLSVVPYYNKPPQEGIYRHFAAIAEAADIPMIVYNVPGRTVVNMNNDTVLRLAEISNIIGIKEASGDIGRMVELLNRVPEDFAVYSGDDPTGMAAMLCGAHGVITVAGNVAPKLFADMCRAALTGNLAEARALNAKLVPLYQEMFCEPSPAAPKWALEKLGLCGRAVRLPMVSLSEAGQVRVNAALQKLQLI; encoded by the coding sequence ATGCTAACCGGTAGTCTTGTCGCCATCATCACCCCGATGCGTGAAGATGGCAGTGTCCACTACGAACAATTCCAACGCCTGATTGATTGGCATGTTGCCAACGGCACCGATGCCATTGTCGCTGTCGGCACCACCGGCGAGAGCACCACGCTCAGCTTGCAGGAAAAGATTGAAGTAATCGAGGCGGCCATCCGTTTTGCCGACGGCCGCATCCCGGTAATCGCCGGTACTGGCGTGAACAGCACCAGCGAAGCCATCGAGCTGTCCCGCGCGGTAGTCGGCTCCGGTGCTTATGCCACGCTCTCCGTAGTGCCGTACTACAACAAACCGCCGCAGGAAGGCATCTACCGCCACTTCGCCGCTATTGCCGAAGCGGCGGATATTCCGATGATTGTGTACAACGTGCCCGGCCGCACCGTGGTTAATATGAATAACGACACCGTGCTGCGCCTGGCCGAAATCTCCAACATCATCGGCATCAAAGAAGCCAGCGGCGACATTGGCCGCATGGTTGAACTGCTCAACCGCGTGCCCGAAGATTTTGCCGTGTATTCCGGCGACGACCCCACCGGCATGGCCGCCATGCTGTGCGGCGCACACGGCGTGATTACCGTGGCCGGTAACGTGGCGCCCAAGCTGTTTGCCGATATGTGCCGCGCCGCGCTGACTGGCAATCTGGCCGAAGCCCGTGCGCTGAACGCCAAACTGGTGCCGCTGTATCAAGAAATGTTTTGCGAGCCCAGCCCGGCCGCGCCGAAATGGGCGCTGGAAAAGCTGGGCTTGTGCGGTCGTGCCGTGCGCTTGCCGATGGTCAGCCTGAGCGAAGCTGGCCAAGTGCGCGTGAACGCCGCGCTGCAGAAATTGCAACTGATTTAA
- a CDS encoding cytochrome b, giving the protein MKDTPQYYGTLSRFFHWLMAAMFAFMLCTAAMWNINEKYYSLMGYHKSVGFLLLVLVALRLVWALANWRNRPHGSLAVKLGHAALYVLMAAVPVVAMIRQYGSARGDLEVFGITVMHKIDQPIEWMTQLGNAAHGKLAYLLFVLAFGHIAMAVLHQLRGEKIINRMAGKPAVGGE; this is encoded by the coding sequence ATGAAAGACACACCACAATACTACGGCACCCTCAGCCGCTTTTTCCATTGGCTGATGGCGGCCATGTTTGCCTTTATGCTGTGCACGGCGGCCATGTGGAATATCAACGAAAAATACTACAGCCTGATGGGCTACCACAAATCGGTGGGCTTCCTGCTGCTGGTTTTGGTGGCCTTGCGCCTAGTTTGGGCGCTGGCCAATTGGCGCAACCGCCCGCACGGCAGTTTGGCGGTGAAGCTGGGGCATGCCGCGCTGTATGTGTTGATGGCGGCGGTGCCGGTGGTGGCGATGATTCGCCAGTACGGCTCTGCACGCGGCGATTTGGAAGTGTTCGGCATCACGGTGATGCATAAAATCGATCAGCCTATCGAGTGGATGACGCAACTGGGTAACGCGGCACACGGCAAGCTGGCATATTTGCTGTTTGTGCTGGCTTTCGGGCACATCGCCATGGCGGTGCTGCACCAGCTGCGCGGCGAGAAAATCATCAATCGGATGGCTGGCAAACCGGCGGTTGGGGGCGAGTAA
- a CDS encoding phosphoribosylaminoimidazolesuccinocarboxamide synthase: MTTIPLKKIYSGKVRDLYEIDSRSMLIVASDRLSAFDVILNEPIPGKGEILTQISNFWFGKLSHIMPNHFTGQTVYDVLPHDVAAALEKRAVVAKRLEPLKIEAIVRGYLAGSGWKEYRQTGAVCGIRLPENLREAEQLPEIIFTPSTKAAVGNHDENIGFDECARIIGRELAEEVRRKAIALYSEAADYARTRGIIICDTKFEFGLDENGTLTLMDEVLTPDSSRFWPADQYRPGSNPPSFDKQFIRDWLEQSGWNKQPPAPAVPAEVIEKTLAKYREALALLTQ; this comes from the coding sequence ATGACCACCATCCCGCTGAAAAAAATCTATTCCGGCAAAGTGCGCGACCTGTATGAAATCGACAGCCGCAGCATGCTCATCGTTGCCTCCGACCGCCTCTCCGCCTTCGATGTGATCTTGAACGAACCCATTCCCGGCAAAGGCGAAATTCTCACCCAGATTTCCAATTTCTGGTTCGGCAAACTCTCGCACATCATGCCCAACCACTTCACCGGCCAAACCGTATACGACGTCTTGCCGCACGACGTAGCCGCCGCGCTGGAAAAGCGCGCCGTGGTGGCCAAACGGCTCGAACCCTTAAAAATCGAAGCCATCGTGCGCGGTTATTTGGCCGGCAGCGGCTGGAAAGAATACCGCCAAACCGGCGCCGTGTGCGGCATCAGGCTACCTGAAAACCTGCGTGAAGCCGAGCAACTGCCCGAAATCATCTTTACTCCGTCCACCAAAGCTGCGGTGGGCAACCACGATGAAAACATCGGCTTTGACGAGTGCGCCCGCATCATCGGCCGGGAGTTGGCCGAAGAAGTGCGCCGCAAAGCCATCGCCCTCTACAGCGAAGCCGCCGACTACGCCCGCACCCGCGGCATCATCATCTGCGACACCAAATTCGAATTCGGCCTAGACGAAAACGGCACGCTCACCCTGATGGACGAAGTGCTCACCCCCGATTCCAGCCGCTTCTGGCCCGCCGACCAATACCGGCCCGGCAGCAACCCGCCCTCGTTCGACAAACAATTCATCCGCGACTGGCTCGAACAAAGCGGCTGGAACAAACAGCCCCCCGCCCCCGCCGTGCCCGCCGAGGTTATCGAAAAAACCTTGGCCAAATACCGCGAGGCTTTGGCACTGCTCACCCAGTAA
- a CDS encoding FKBP-type peptidyl-prolyl cis-trans isomerase, whose amino-acid sequence MSNLIIEDIETGSGKTAEKGKRISVHYSGYLTDGSKFDSSLDRGQPLTIILGVGQVIRGWDEGFGGMREGGKRKLTIPPEMGYGARGAGGVIPPNATLIFEVELLKVHD is encoded by the coding sequence ATGAGCAATCTGATTATTGAAGACATCGAAACCGGCAGCGGCAAAACTGCCGAAAAAGGCAAGCGGATTTCCGTGCACTACAGCGGCTACCTCACCGACGGCAGCAAATTCGACTCCAGCCTCGACCGCGGCCAGCCGCTCACCATCATCCTGGGCGTGGGCCAGGTCATCCGCGGCTGGGACGAAGGCTTCGGCGGCATGCGCGAAGGCGGCAAACGCAAGCTCACCATCCCGCCGGAAATGGGCTACGGCGCACGCGGCGCCGGCGGCGTGATTCCTCCGAACGCCACTTTGATTTTTGAAGTGGAATTGCTGAAGGTACACGATTAA
- a CDS encoding malate dehydrogenase, with protein sequence MTRTSPKKAPVRIAVTGAAGQIAYSLLFRIAAGDMLGADQPVILQLLDLPQAQQAVQGVIMELQDCAFPLLADVFAANDPETAFQDAEIAILVGARPRSKGMERADLLHANANIFTAQGAALNKVANRNVKVLVVGNPANTNAYIAMKSAPDLPARNFTAMLRLDHNRALSQIALKTGSSVSGIDRLCVWGNHSPSMYADYRFATVNGQSVQELIGDAQWNTEHFLPTVAKRGAAIIEARGLSSAASAANAAIEHIRDWVLGSNGRWVTMGVPSDGAYGIPEGLIFGLPVVCENGEYRVIKDLPIDDFSRERIGITLKELEDERAAVAHLL encoded by the coding sequence ATGACCCGCACCAGCCCCAAAAAAGCCCCCGTCCGCATCGCCGTAACCGGCGCAGCCGGCCAGATTGCCTACTCCTTATTATTCCGCATTGCCGCCGGCGACATGCTCGGCGCAGACCAGCCCGTTATCCTGCAACTGCTCGATTTGCCGCAGGCGCAGCAGGCCGTGCAGGGCGTGATTATGGAACTGCAAGACTGCGCCTTCCCGCTGCTGGCCGATGTGTTTGCCGCCAACGACCCCGAAACCGCGTTTCAAGATGCGGAAATCGCTATTTTGGTCGGCGCACGCCCGCGCAGCAAAGGCATGGAACGGGCCGACCTGCTGCATGCCAATGCCAACATCTTCACCGCGCAGGGCGCCGCGTTGAACAAAGTGGCCAACCGCAACGTGAAAGTGCTCGTGGTGGGCAATCCTGCCAACACCAACGCTTATATAGCCATGAAATCCGCGCCCGACCTGCCCGCACGCAATTTCACCGCCATGCTGCGCCTCGACCACAACCGCGCCCTGAGCCAAATCGCCCTCAAAACCGGCAGCTCCGTGAGCGGCATCGACCGCCTGTGCGTGTGGGGCAACCACAGCCCCAGTATGTATGCCGACTACCGCTTCGCCACCGTAAACGGCCAAAGCGTGCAAGAGTTGATTGGCGATGCACAATGGAACACCGAACACTTCCTGCCCACCGTGGCCAAACGCGGCGCCGCCATCATCGAAGCGCGCGGCCTCTCTTCCGCTGCCTCAGCCGCCAACGCCGCCATCGAACACATCCGCGACTGGGTGCTCGGCAGCAACGGCCGCTGGGTAACCATGGGCGTGCCTTCAGACGGCGCCTACGGCATCCCCGAGGGCCTTATCTTCGGCTTGCCCGTGGTGTGCGAAAACGGCGAATACCGCGTGATTAAAGACTTGCCAATCGACGACTTCAGCCGCGAACGCATCGGCATTACGCTTAAAGAGCTGGAGGACGAACGCGCGGCGGTGGCGCATTTGTTGTAA